One genomic region from Sphingomicrobium aestuariivivum encodes:
- a CDS encoding CoA-acylating methylmalonate-semialdehyde dehydrogenase, which produces MRSVKHYINGKAVDAGSRKHPIYNPSEGRQQAEVALAGRDALDQAVDAAKAAQPAWAAMNPQKRARIFYKFKALVEEHHQELAELLSSEHGKVVDDAKGDVQRGLDVIEFCCGIPHLMKGEFTLGAGPGIDVFSMRQPLGIGAGITPFNFPAMIPMWMFGPAIATGNAFILKPSEKDPSVPVRLAELMTEAGLPDGILNVVHGDKEMVDAIIEHEDIKGISFVGSSAIAEYIYSGGTARGKRVQAFGGAKNHGIVLPDADLDQVVNDLTGAAFGSAGERCMALPVVVPVGEDTAERLREKLIPAIKNLRVGVSNDPDAHYGPVVTEQHKQTVENWIAKCAEEGGELVVDGRGLELQGTDGWFVGPTLFDHVKPHFESYKEEIFGPVLQMVRADNFEEAVRLPSDHQYGNGVAIFTRNGHAAREFAARVNVGMVGVNVPIPVPVSYHTFGGWKRSGFGDIDQHGPDGIRFWTKAKKVTQRWPDGSAQGDHENAFVIPTMG; this is translated from the coding sequence ATGCGTAGCGTGAAGCATTACATCAACGGCAAGGCGGTCGATGCCGGCAGCCGCAAGCACCCCATCTACAATCCCTCGGAAGGCAGGCAGCAGGCCGAGGTCGCCCTCGCCGGCCGCGATGCGCTCGACCAGGCGGTCGATGCCGCCAAGGCCGCCCAGCCCGCCTGGGCGGCGATGAACCCGCAGAAGCGCGCGCGCATCTTCTACAAGTTCAAGGCGCTCGTCGAAGAGCATCACCAGGAACTCGCCGAACTCCTGTCGTCCGAGCATGGCAAGGTAGTCGACGACGCCAAGGGCGACGTGCAGCGCGGGCTCGACGTGATCGAATTCTGCTGCGGCATCCCGCATCTCATGAAGGGCGAATTTACGTTGGGCGCGGGCCCCGGAATCGACGTCTTCTCGATGCGCCAGCCGCTCGGCATCGGCGCAGGCATCACGCCCTTCAATTTCCCCGCCATGATCCCGATGTGGATGTTCGGCCCCGCCATCGCGACGGGCAACGCCTTCATCCTCAAGCCCTCGGAAAAAGACCCCTCGGTTCCCGTTCGGCTCGCCGAACTGATGACCGAAGCGGGCCTTCCCGACGGCATTCTCAACGTCGTCCATGGCGACAAGGAAATGGTCGATGCCATCATCGAGCATGAGGACATCAAGGGCATCAGCTTCGTCGGCTCCTCGGCCATCGCCGAATATATCTATTCGGGCGGCACCGCGCGCGGCAAGCGCGTGCAGGCCTTCGGCGGCGCCAAGAACCACGGCATCGTCCTGCCCGACGCCGACCTCGACCAGGTCGTCAACGACCTCACCGGCGCTGCCTTCGGTTCGGCCGGCGAGCGCTGCATGGCGCTCCCCGTCGTCGTCCCCGTCGGCGAAGACACGGCCGAGCGTTTGCGCGAAAAACTGATCCCGGCGATCAAGAACCTTCGTGTCGGCGTCTCCAACGATCCCGACGCTCATTACGGCCCGGTCGTCACCGAACAGCATAAGCAGACGGTCGAGAACTGGATCGCCAAATGCGCCGAGGAAGGCGGCGAGCTCGTCGTCGACGGCCGCGGGCTCGAACTGCAGGGCACCGACGGCTGGTTCGTCGGCCCGACGCTGTTCGACCATGTGAAGCCGCATTTCGAAAGCTACAAGGAAGAGATTTTCGGCCCCGTCCTGCAGATGGTCCGCGCCGACAACTTCGAAGAGGCTGTGCGCCTTCCTTCCGATCACCAGTACGGCAATGGCGTCGCCATCTTCACCCGCAACGGCCATGCCGCGCGTGAATTTGCCGCGCGCGTCAATGTCGGCATGGTCGGCGTCAACGTGCCGATCCCCGTGCCCGTCAGCTACCACACCTTCGGCGGCTGGAAGCGTTCGGGCTTCGGCGACATCGACCAGCACGGCCCCGACGGCATCCGTTTCTGGACGAAGGCCAAGAAGGTCACCCAGCGCTGGCCCGACGGCTCGGCGCAGGGCGATCACGAAAACGCCTTCGTCATTCCCACGATGGGCTGA
- a CDS encoding RidA family protein, whose protein sequence is MTRTSGTSPYEALYGFSRAVRAGNRILVAGTGPVEADGASTPGNAAAQARRCFAIAVKAIEELGGRAADVVRTRMFITDPADADMIGKVHAEVFGETRPAATMVVVAALLREEWRVEIEAEAILGHD, encoded by the coding sequence ATGACGCGCACGTCCGGCACCAGCCCCTATGAAGCCCTCTACGGCTTCAGCCGCGCCGTCCGCGCCGGCAACCGCATTCTCGTCGCGGGCACCGGCCCCGTCGAGGCGGACGGCGCCTCCACCCCCGGCAATGCCGCCGCGCAGGCGCGCCGCTGCTTCGCCATCGCGGTCAAGGCGATCGAGGAACTTGGTGGCCGTGCCGCCGACGTCGTCCGCACGCGCATGTTCATCACCGATCCCGCCGATGCCGACATGATCGGCAAGGTTCATGCCGAGGTCTTCGGCGAGACGCGCCCCGCTGCCACGATGGTTGTCGTCGCCGCGCTTTTGCGCGAGGAATGGCGGGTGGAAATCGAAGCGGAGGCAATTCTCGGACATGATTAG
- a CDS encoding acyl-CoA dehydrogenase family protein has translation MTQFDLNDDQRQIFEMAQKFTAEEITPHAAKWDEEHHFPKDVIRQAAELGFGSIYVSEESGGIGLGRLEAALIMEAMAYGCPSTSAFISIHNMASWMIDRFGDQQLKDKYLPDLIPMERMASYCLTEPSSGSDAAALKTKAVLDGDHYVVSGSKAFISGAGENEVYVVMVRTGEDGPKGISALVIEKDWDGVSFGANEKKLGWHSQPTRQVNFDSVRVPVSNRLGGEGEGFRIAMMGLDGGRLNIGACSLGGAQRCLDEAVNYTKERSQFGRAIADFQNTQFMLADMETELQAARQLLYAAAVKVTENAPDKTRFAAMAKRLATDTGSAVVDRALQLHGGYGYLQDYPIERFWRDLRVHSILEGTNQIMRMIISRDMLRQ, from the coding sequence ATGACCCAGTTCGATCTCAATGACGATCAGCGCCAGATCTTCGAAATGGCGCAGAAATTCACCGCCGAGGAAATCACGCCCCACGCCGCCAAGTGGGACGAGGAGCATCACTTCCCCAAGGACGTGATCCGGCAGGCCGCCGAGCTCGGCTTCGGCTCCATCTATGTGTCCGAGGAAAGCGGTGGCATCGGCCTCGGCCGTCTCGAGGCTGCGCTCATCATGGAAGCCATGGCCTATGGCTGCCCCTCGACCAGCGCCTTCATCTCGATCCACAATATGGCGAGCTGGATGATCGACCGCTTCGGCGACCAGCAGTTGAAGGACAAATATCTCCCCGACCTCATCCCGATGGAGCGGATGGCGAGCTACTGCCTGACCGAACCCTCCTCGGGCTCGGACGCCGCTGCCCTCAAGACCAAGGCCGTCCTCGACGGCGACCATTATGTCGTCTCGGGCTCGAAGGCCTTCATCTCCGGCGCGGGCGAGAATGAGGTCTATGTCGTCATGGTCCGCACCGGCGAGGACGGCCCCAAGGGCATCAGCGCGCTGGTCATCGAGAAGGATTGGGACGGCGTCTCCTTCGGTGCCAACGAGAAGAAACTCGGCTGGCATTCGCAGCCCACCCGCCAGGTCAATTTCGACAGCGTCCGCGTCCCCGTGTCCAACCGCCTCGGCGGCGAGGGAGAGGGTTTCCGCATCGCCATGATGGGCCTCGACGGCGGCCGCCTCAACATCGGCGCCTGTTCGCTGGGCGGTGCGCAGCGCTGCCTCGACGAGGCCGTCAACTACACCAAGGAGCGTTCGCAGTTCGGGCGTGCCATCGCCGACTTCCAGAACACCCAGTTCATGCTCGCCGACATGGAGACCGAACTGCAGGCCGCGCGCCAGCTCCTCTATGCCGCCGCCGTCAAGGTGACCGAGAACGCCCCCGACAAGACCCGCTTCGCCGCCATGGCCAAGCGCCTTGCCACCGACACCGGCTCGGCCGTCGTCGACCGCGCGCTCCAGCTTCACGGCGGCTACGGCTACCTGCAGGACTATCCGATCGAGCGTTTCTGGCGCGATCTTCGCGTCCACTCGATCCTCGAGGGCACCAACCAGATCATGCGCATGATCATCAGCCGCGACATGCTGAGGCAGTAG
- a CDS encoding enoyl-CoA hydratase-related protein: MSDYDTILVEKRDAVTLVTLNRPKALNALNSQVLADLIDAFAAYDADDSQRCLVLTGSEKAFAAGADIKEMQDQSFADMYKANFFKGWEQVTATRKPWIAAVNGYALGGGCEVAMMADFIIAGDGAKFGQPEIKLGVTPGMGGSQRLTHAIGKAKAMHMCLTGEMMGAEEALSSGLVAKVVPAAELVDEALKTAATIASMAPLAAMANKEMVNAAYEMTLAEGVNFERRLFHGLFGTADQKEGMTAFVEKRPGNWTGK, encoded by the coding sequence ATGAGCGACTACGACACCATCCTCGTCGAAAAGCGTGACGCGGTCACCCTCGTCACGCTGAACCGCCCCAAGGCACTGAACGCGCTCAATAGCCAGGTCCTCGCCGACCTCATTGACGCCTTTGCCGCCTATGATGCCGATGACAGCCAGCGCTGCCTCGTCCTCACCGGCTCGGAAAAGGCCTTCGCCGCCGGCGCCGACATCAAGGAAATGCAGGACCAGTCGTTCGCCGACATGTACAAGGCGAACTTCTTCAAGGGCTGGGAACAGGTCACCGCGACCCGCAAGCCCTGGATCGCTGCCGTGAACGGCTATGCGCTCGGTGGCGGCTGCGAAGTCGCGATGATGGCCGACTTCATCATCGCCGGTGACGGCGCCAAGTTCGGCCAGCCCGAGATCAAGCTCGGCGTCACGCCGGGCATGGGCGGCTCGCAGCGCCTCACCCACGCCATCGGCAAGGCCAAGGCCATGCATATGTGCCTCACCGGCGAGATGATGGGTGCCGAGGAAGCGCTCTCCTCCGGCCTCGTCGCCAAGGTCGTCCCCGCCGCCGAACTCGTGGACGAAGCCTTGAAGACCGCCGCCACGATCGCCTCCATGGCCCCGCTCGCCGCCATGGCGAACAAGGAAATGGTCAATGCGGCCTACGAGATGACGCTGGCCGAAGGCGTTAATTTCGAGCGCCGCCTGTTCCACGGCCTGTTTGGCACGGCCGACCAGAAGGAAGGCATGACCGCCTTCGTCGAGAAACGCCCCGGCAACTGGACCGGAAAGTAA
- a CDS encoding M28 family peptidase: MPMTLAALALALFAADHHHAAGHDHHPGVAAGLEALAAGVSEDRLRSDVDTLVGFGTRHTLSSQDDPERGIGAAWAWSEAQFEALGLETMRVCDEVTGRRIPEPVRVCNVVAIQRGTERPDQMILLTGHIDSRVSDVMDAVSDAPGANDDGSGTAGVLEAARVLSRHKFPATIVYAHLTGEEQGLFGGRILAAHARANGWQVIANLNNDIIGNSCGSDGHCEPDVVRLFSEGPRRQGYDAGLMAAQHRLGGENDAPSRGLSRYVDALAEWLPGIGLDVRPIWRTDRWGRGGDHIEMLAAGYPAVRFTVGVEDYDHQHQDLRTEDGTFYGDVAAEMDFAYLARVTALNVATAAALASAPPPPSGVEAEGAVSTDTTLRWEAASGADHYKIVWRRTDASQWGADHRRVDADSCTDGQCEVVLDGVRVDDWIFGVASASADHHYSPAVAAVPGGQYAPLEERAE, from the coding sequence ATGCCGATGACCCTCGCCGCGCTCGCCCTCGCCCTGTTTGCCGCCGACCACCACCATGCGGCGGGCCACGATCACCATCCCGGGGTTGCCGCGGGGCTCGAGGCACTGGCGGCTGGCGTGTCCGAAGACCGGCTCCGTTCGGATGTGGATACACTGGTGGGTTTCGGGACGCGACACACGCTGTCGAGCCAGGACGATCCGGAGCGCGGCATCGGCGCGGCCTGGGCGTGGAGCGAGGCGCAGTTCGAGGCTTTGGGGCTCGAGACAATGCGCGTGTGCGACGAAGTGACGGGGCGGCGCATCCCCGAACCGGTGCGGGTATGCAATGTCGTCGCGATCCAGCGTGGCACCGAGCGGCCCGACCAGATGATCCTGCTGACGGGCCATATCGACAGCCGGGTGTCGGACGTCATGGACGCGGTGAGCGATGCGCCCGGCGCCAATGACGACGGGTCGGGCACGGCGGGGGTGCTCGAGGCGGCGCGCGTGCTGAGCCGGCACAAGTTTCCCGCGACGATCGTCTATGCGCATCTGACGGGGGAGGAGCAGGGGCTGTTCGGGGGGAGGATCCTCGCCGCCCATGCGCGTGCGAATGGCTGGCAGGTCATCGCCAATCTCAACAATGACATCATCGGCAACAGTTGTGGTTCGGACGGGCATTGCGAGCCGGATGTGGTGCGGCTTTTCTCGGAGGGGCCGCGGCGGCAAGGCTATGATGCCGGGCTGATGGCGGCGCAGCATCGGCTGGGGGGCGAGAATGACGCGCCGAGCCGCGGGCTGTCGCGCTATGTCGATGCCCTCGCCGAGTGGCTCCCGGGCATCGGGCTCGACGTCCGCCCGATCTGGCGCACCGACCGCTGGGGGCGCGGCGGCGACCATATCGAGATGCTCGCCGCGGGCTATCCGGCGGTGCGCTTCACCGTGGGGGTCGAGGATTACGACCACCAGCACCAGGACCTTCGTACGGAGGACGGGACTTTTTATGGCGACGTCGCGGCGGAGATGGACTTTGCCTATCTCGCCAGGGTGACCGCGCTCAATGTCGCGACCGCCGCCGCGCTGGCGAGCGCGCCGCCGCCGCCCTCGGGCGTCGAGGCGGAAGGAGCGGTCTCGACCGACACGACGCTGCGCTGGGAGGCGGCGTCGGGGGCGGATCATTACAAGATTGTCTGGCGGCGCACCGATGCCAGCCAATGGGGCGCGGACCATCGCCGCGTCGATGCCGATAGCTGCACCGACGGGCAGTGCGAGGTGGTGCTCGACGGCGTGCGCGTCGACGACTGGATCTTCGGGGTCGCCTCGGCGAGCGCGGACCATCATTACAGCCCGGCGGTGGCGGCGGTACCCGGCGGGCAATATGCACCGCTCGAGGAGAGGGCGGAATAG
- a CDS encoding NifU family protein, with product MLIQTETTPNPSTRKFLPGRTVMETGGRDFPSMESAEASPLAEALFNTQMVDGVYFGRDFVSVSAAPGVEWPRLEPIVLETLMDHFLTDTPLFKPGTAADITVAPDEELAFEDDPADADIIAQIKELIETRVRPAVAQDGGDIVYRGYKEGHVFLQLQGACSGCPSSTITLKNGIEGLIKHYVPEVVSVEAV from the coding sequence ATGCTGATCCAGACCGAAACCACGCCCAATCCCTCGACCCGCAAGTTCCTGCCGGGACGCACCGTCATGGAGACGGGCGGCCGCGACTTCCCGTCGATGGAAAGCGCCGAAGCCAGCCCGCTCGCCGAGGCGCTGTTCAACACGCAGATGGTCGATGGTGTCTATTTCGGTCGCGACTTCGTCTCGGTCAGCGCCGCGCCCGGCGTCGAATGGCCCCGGCTCGAGCCCATCGTGCTCGAGACGCTGATGGACCATTTCCTCACCGACACGCCGCTGTTCAAGCCCGGCACCGCCGCCGACATCACGGTAGCGCCCGATGAGGAACTCGCCTTCGAGGACGATCCCGCCGACGCCGACATCATCGCCCAGATCAAGGAACTGATCGAAACGCGCGTGCGCCCCGCGGTCGCGCAGGACGGCGGCGACATCGTCTACCGCGGCTACAAGGAAGGCCATGTCTTCCTCCAGCTGCAGGGCGCCTGCTCGGGCTGTCCTTCCTCGACCATCACGCTCAAGAACGGCATCGAGGGACTGATCAAGCATTACGTCCCCGAAGTTGTCAGCGTCGAGGCGGTCTAG
- the tsaB gene encoding tRNA (adenosine(37)-N6)-threonylcarbamoyltransferase complex dimerization subunit type 1 TsaB, with product MILAIETSTAMCSCALIDGDTVADSRAVRIGRGHAEKLVPMVEELLGSRVPSSILVSAGPGSFTGIRVGIAAAQGLAIGWNVPLSGYSSLAVIAANARRQHDDAKTVVSVMQGGHGELFLQTFGGRSLKALDEVRSLRPEAAARVVEADLLAGPAAEQLAEAGARIPSLTLDPLAEKAALLPQALRALPAAPIYVRAPDAKPKAA from the coding sequence TTGATCCTCGCGATCGAGACATCGACAGCCATGTGCAGCTGTGCGTTGATTGACGGTGACACGGTCGCCGACAGCCGCGCCGTGCGCATCGGTCGCGGCCATGCCGAGAAGCTCGTGCCGATGGTCGAGGAACTGCTCGGCTCGCGCGTCCCCAGCAGCATCCTCGTCTCGGCCGGCCCCGGCAGCTTCACCGGTATCCGCGTTGGGATCGCCGCCGCGCAAGGGCTTGCCATCGGCTGGAACGTGCCGCTCTCCGGCTATTCCTCGCTCGCCGTCATCGCCGCAAATGCGCGCCGCCAGCATGACGATGCAAAGACCGTTGTTTCGGTCATGCAGGGCGGACATGGCGAACTGTTCCTCCAGACCTTCGGCGGCCGCTCGCTCAAGGCCCTCGATGAGGTGCGCAGCCTCCGCCCCGAAGCTGCCGCGCGCGTCGTAGAGGCCGACCTGCTCGCCGGTCCTGCCGCCGAGCAGTTGGCCGAGGCCGGTGCCAGGATCCCCTCCCTCACCCTCGACCCGCTCGCCGAAAAGGCCGCGCTCCTGCCGCAAGCCCTTCGCGCCCTGCCCGCCGCGCCGATCTATGTTCGCGCGCCCGACGCCAAGCCGAAAGCTGCCTGA
- a CDS encoding polysaccharide deacetylase family protein, with product MIRPLLFLLLAFQLAACSTAAPPSPVPDKLIALSFDDVPRTRGPWLDHDVRTRRLIASLDNAGVDEAVFFLNPGGIAMAGKEGAEDRIDAYVAAGHLIANHTQTHRRLSATDLNAWLADVDAAEAYLEGRKGYRPWLRYPYLDEGARDAAKRDASRRAIHERGLRKAWVSVDGYDWLFERVAGEHERDGRPYDRAALAELYIEHHLSAANFADALARRLHGRAVPHMMLLHETDLAALHVDDLVTALRTDGWTIVSPDRVYADPAYGAWPLTDWAGGTLFEQLAWQQELPEPIWFDGNKEDALRATIEARIAR from the coding sequence ATGATCCGCCCCTTGCTTTTCCTGCTGCTCGCGTTCCAGCTGGCCGCCTGCAGCACCGCAGCCCCGCCCTCGCCGGTCCCAGACAAGCTGATCGCATTGAGCTTCGATGACGTCCCACGCACTCGCGGGCCTTGGCTCGACCATGACGTGCGCACCCGCCGCCTCATCGCCTCGCTCGACAATGCGGGCGTCGACGAGGCCGTTTTCTTTCTCAACCCCGGCGGCATCGCCATGGCGGGCAAGGAAGGCGCCGAGGATCGTATCGACGCCTATGTCGCGGCTGGCCACCTCATCGCCAACCATACGCAGACGCATCGCCGCCTGTCGGCCACCGACCTCAATGCATGGCTCGCCGACGTAGATGCCGCCGAAGCCTATCTTGAGGGCCGCAAGGGCTACCGCCCGTGGCTGCGCTACCCCTATCTCGACGAGGGCGCGCGCGACGCCGCCAAGCGCGATGCCTCGCGCCGCGCCATCCATGAGCGCGGCCTGCGCAAGGCCTGGGTCAGCGTCGATGGCTACGACTGGCTGTTCGAACGCGTCGCCGGGGAACATGAGCGAGATGGGCGCCCCTACGACCGCGCTGCGCTCGCCGAGCTCTACATCGAGCATCACCTATCCGCCGCGAATTTCGCTGATGCCCTCGCCCGCCGCCTCCATGGCCGCGCCGTCCCGCACATGATGCTCCTCCACGAAACCGACCTCGCCGCGCTCCATGTGGACGACCTCGTCACCGCGCTGCGCACCGATGGCTGGACCATCGTCTCGCCCGACCGCGTCTATGCCGATCCCGCCTATGGCGCCTGGCCGCTCACCGACTGGGCCGGCGGCACGCTGTTCGAGCAACTCGCCTGGCAACAGGAATTGCCCGAGCCCATCTGGTTCGACGGCAACAAGGAGGACGCACTTCGCGCCACCATCGAAGCGAGAATCGCGCGATGA
- a CDS encoding S8 family serine peptidase yields MATAAQAAPAQPISGQYICTFDASVSPGQVKAQSQRAVNAAGGALKFTYQNTVRGFAVKMPAGASVRADIANLKGRNANIASCEQDKLITLSAPPAGKGPGGGGGDIDQRVDWGVEKVGSGAPVSGRKAYVIDSGVDLDHNDLNVVGPHFYAVGKSADDQNGHGTHVAGTIGAVDNAIGFKGVAPGAPIASVRVLDRRGSGSISGVIAGVDWVAANANSGDVANMSLGGGVSPTLDAAVEAAAAGGVWMVLAAGNESMDANNSSPARADGPRVLTISAVDSNNRLASFSNYGSVVDYAEPGVGIGSTYKDGGYASLSGTSMAAPHAAGILMTQDSISNGGAINDTSGDGTAEQLGVR; encoded by the coding sequence ATGGCGACTGCAGCCCAGGCCGCTCCGGCCCAGCCGATTTCCGGCCAGTATATCTGTACCTTCGATGCGAGCGTGTCGCCCGGCCAGGTGAAAGCCCAGTCGCAGCGCGCGGTGAATGCCGCCGGCGGGGCGCTGAAGTTCACCTACCAGAATACGGTTCGCGGTTTCGCGGTGAAGATGCCGGCCGGTGCCAGCGTTCGCGCCGACATCGCCAACCTCAAGGGCCGCAACGCCAACATCGCTTCGTGCGAGCAGGACAAGCTGATCACCCTGTCGGCTCCCCCTGCGGGCAAGGGCCCCGGTGGCGGCGGCGGTGATATCGACCAGCGTGTCGATTGGGGCGTCGAAAAGGTCGGTTCGGGTGCGCCCGTCTCGGGCCGTAAGGCTTACGTCATCGACAGCGGTGTCGACCTCGACCACAACGACCTCAACGTGGTCGGCCCGCACTTCTATGCGGTCGGCAAGAGCGCCGACGACCAGAATGGTCACGGCACCCACGTCGCCGGCACGATCGGTGCGGTCGACAACGCCATCGGCTTCAAGGGCGTCGCTCCCGGCGCGCCGATCGCCTCGGTCCGCGTGCTCGACCGTCGCGGTTCGGGCTCGATCTCGGGCGTGATCGCCGGTGTCGACTGGGTCGCCGCCAACGCCAATTCGGGTGACGTTGCCAACATGTCGCTGGGTGGCGGCGTGTCGCCGACGCTCGACGCGGCGGTCGAAGCGGCTGCTGCGGGCGGTGTCTGGATGGTTCTTGCCGCTGGCAACGAGTCGATGGACGCCAACAATTCGAGTCCGGCGCGAGCCGACGGGCCGCGCGTGCTGACCATCAGCGCGGTGGATTCGAACAACCGCCTGGCGAGCTTCTCGAACTACGGTTCGGTGGTCGATTATGCCGAGCCGGGCGTCGGCATCGGTTCGACCTACAAGGACGGCGGCTATGCCAGCCTGTCGGGCACCTCGATGGCGGCGCCGCATGCGGCCGGCATCCTGATGACGCAGGATTCGATCTCGAATGGCGGCGCCATCAACGATACGTCGGGTGACGGCACCGCCGAACAGCTTGGCGTCCGCTAA
- the mmsB gene encoding 3-hydroxyisobutyrate dehydrogenase has protein sequence MAKIAFIGLGNMGGGMAANLAKAGHEVMAFDLSEDALRRARDHGCTPVDDAVAAVTGADAIVTMLPAGTHVASVYADSVIPNADKHAILIDCSTIDVATAREVEAKAKDAGLTMVDAPVSGGIAAADAGTLTFMVGGSDEGFEKARPILEKMGKAVIHAGDAGAGQAAKICNNMLLGATMAATAETFALAQKLGLDLQTFYDISSKASGQSWSMTSYCPVPGVGPDSPADRNYQGGFASALMLKDLKLAMDAAKTAGAYTPMGGEAEELYQRFVDLGGAGVDFSGIIKMIDDSWKSDKKG, from the coding sequence ATGGCCAAGATCGCATTCATCGGCCTCGGCAACATGGGCGGCGGCATGGCCGCGAACCTCGCCAAGGCGGGCCATGAGGTCATGGCCTTTGACCTTTCGGAAGATGCGCTTCGCCGCGCCCGTGATCACGGCTGCACTCCCGTCGACGATGCCGTCGCGGCCGTCACCGGCGCCGATGCGATCGTCACGATGCTCCCTGCCGGCACGCATGTCGCTTCGGTCTACGCCGACAGCGTCATTCCCAATGCCGACAAGCATGCCATCCTGATCGACTGCTCGACCATCGACGTTGCCACCGCGCGCGAGGTCGAGGCCAAGGCCAAGGACGCCGGCCTCACCATGGTCGATGCCCCCGTCTCGGGCGGCATCGCGGCCGCGGACGCGGGCACGCTCACCTTCATGGTCGGCGGCTCGGACGAAGGCTTCGAGAAGGCCCGCCCGATCCTCGAGAAGATGGGCAAGGCCGTCATCCACGCTGGCGATGCCGGCGCGGGGCAGGCCGCCAAGATCTGCAACAACATGCTCTTGGGCGCCACGATGGCCGCGACCGCCGAAACCTTCGCGCTTGCCCAGAAGCTCGGGCTCGATCTCCAGACCTTCTACGACATCTCGTCCAAGGCCTCGGGCCAGTCCTGGTCGATGACCAGCTACTGCCCCGTCCCCGGCGTCGGCCCCGACAGCCCCGCCGACCGCAACTACCAGGGCGGCTTCGCTTCCGCGCTGATGCTCAAGGACCTCAAGCTCGCGATGGATGCCGCCAAGACGGCCGGCGCCTACACCCCGATGGGTGGCGAGGCCGAGGAGCTTTACCAGCGCTTCGTCGACCTCGGCGGTGCCGGCGTGGATTTCTCGGGCATCATCAAGATGATCGACGACAGCTGGAAGAGCGACAAAAAGGGTTGA
- a CDS encoding enoyl-CoA hydratase/isomerase family protein, whose product MTDDVLVLREGRLGRLRLNRPKAIHALTHAMCDKMSETLLQWRQDPDIDAVMIDHAEGRGFCAGGDVVALYRSGKEDGREAAAFFHAEYRLNHLLFTYEKPVVAIMDGITMGGGVGISLPCTYRVATENTRLAMPETGIGLFPDVGGGRYLSRLPGNVGEFMALTGARLDGAECHYLGLATHYVSTSDLEDLKERIAAQPSRLQGALGNASSTPPKARIEDNLLLIAKHFQFETVEQICESLENGESDWAATERDTIGTKSPLSLKVSLRLVREGAQREDFAEEMKAEYALASKVVRTHDFIEGVRALLVDKDNEPKFDPATPQGVTDAMVDDLFAPLPEGEAWTPFPETQA is encoded by the coding sequence ATGACCGACGACGTCCTCGTGCTGCGCGAAGGCCGCCTCGGCCGCCTTCGCCTCAATCGCCCCAAGGCGATCCACGCGCTGACCCACGCCATGTGCGACAAGATGAGCGAGACGCTGCTCCAGTGGCGCCAGGATCCCGACATCGACGCGGTCATGATCGACCATGCCGAAGGCCGCGGCTTCTGCGCCGGCGGCGATGTCGTCGCGCTCTATCGCTCGGGCAAGGAAGACGGCAGGGAAGCCGCCGCCTTCTTCCACGCCGAATATCGCCTCAACCACCTGCTCTTCACCTATGAAAAGCCGGTGGTCGCGATCATGGACGGCATCACCATGGGCGGCGGCGTCGGCATCTCCCTGCCCTGCACCTATCGCGTCGCGACCGAGAACACCCGCCTCGCCATGCCCGAGACCGGCATCGGCCTTTTCCCCGACGTCGGTGGCGGCCGCTACCTGTCGCGCCTTCCGGGCAATGTCGGCGAGTTCATGGCGCTGACCGGCGCCCGCCTCGACGGCGCCGAATGCCATTATCTCGGCCTTGCCACCCATTATGTCTCGACGAGCGACCTCGAGGATCTGAAGGAGCGTATCGCCGCGCAGCCCTCCCGCCTTCAGGGCGCGCTCGGCAACGCCTCCTCGACCCCTCCCAAGGCGCGCATCGAGGACAATCTCCTGCTCATCGCCAAGCATTTCCAGTTCGAGACCGTCGAGCAGATCTGCGAAAGCCTCGAAAATGGCGAAAGCGACTGGGCCGCGACCGAGCGCGACACCATCGGCACCAAGTCGCCCTTGAGCCTCAAGGTCTCGCTCCGCCTCGTCCGCGAAGGCGCGCAGCGCGAGGATTTCGCCGAGGAGATGAAGGCCGAATATGCCCTCGCCTCGAAGGTCGTCCGCACCCACGACTTCATCGAGGGCGTACGCGCCCTCCTCGTCGACAAGGACAATGAGCCCAAGTTCGACCCCGCCACCCCGCAGGGCGTGACCGACGCGATGGTCGACGACCTGTTCGCCCCCCTCCCCGAGGGTGAGGCCTGGACCCCCTTCCCGGAGACGCAAGCATGA